The genomic region CCGCCAAGGCGTACGCCAACGGCAAGATCCAGCAGGACCTGGTGCCGATCTCGGTGCGCAACACCAACGCGGAGGTCGGTGAGACCGGCTGGGGCCTGGTCACCGCCGACGAGCCGATGCGCCCGGGGACCACCCTGGAGAACCTCGCCGGGCTCAAGACGCCGTTCCGCGTGCACGGCCGGGTCACCGCCGGTAACGCCGCCGGTCTGAACGACGGCGCCACCGCGTCGATCATCGCGTCCGAGGACTTCGCGCGCGAGAACGACCTGCCGGTCAGGATGCGCCTGGTCTCGTACTCCTTCGCGGGTGTCGAGCCCGAGGTGATGGGCTACGGCCCGATCCCGGCGACCGAGAAGGCCCTCGCCAAGGCGGGCCTGTCGATCGAGGACATCAACCTCTTCGAGATCAACGAGGCCTTCGCCGTCCAGGTCCTCGCGTTCCTCGACCACTACGGCATCGCCGACGACGACGCGCGCGTCAACCAGTACGGCGGCGCCATCGCGTACGGCCACCCGCTGGCCTCCTCCGGCGTCCGGCTGATGACGCAGCTGGCCCGCCAGTTCGAGGAGCAGCCGGAGGTCCGTTACGGCCTCACCACCATGTGCGTCGGCTTCGGCATGGGCGCCACGGTGATCTGGGAGAACCCGCACCACAAGGACGCCGGAGGCGACAAGTGAGTACCACTGAACTCCTGAAGGGCGCGGCCGAGCTGTTCCCCGACGAGGTCGTGACGTCGGCGCACGTACGCCACCTCGACCTGCCGTTCGGCGCCGGGCGCTTCGCGCTCGTCACGCTGGACAACGGCTTCGACCACACCAAGCCGACCACCTTCGGACCGGCCTCGCTGGCGAACCTGAACACCGCCATCGACCAGGTCGAGAAGGAGGCCTCGGCCGACGAGATCGTCGGCGTCGGTGTCACCGGCAAGCCGTTCATCTTCGCGGTCGGCGCGGACCTCAAGGGCGTAGAGCTCCTGAAGGACCACACGGACGCGCTGGCCATCGGCAAGGGCGGTCACGAGGTCTTCAAGCGTCTCGCGGCCCTCGCGGTCCCGACCTTCGCGTACTACAACGGTGCGGCCATGGGCGGCGGCGTCGAGGTCGGTCTGCACTGCACCTACCGGACCGTCTCCAAGGCCCTGCCCGCCTTCTCGCTCCCCGAGGTCTTCCTGGGCCTGGTCCCGGGCTGGGGCGGCTGCACGCTGCTCCCGAACCTCATCGGTGCCGAGCGTGCGGTGAGCGTGATCATCGAGAACTCGCTCAACCAGAACAAGCAGCTCAAGGGCCAGCAGGTCTTCGACCTGGGCATCGCCGACGCCCTCTTCGAGGGCGCGGACTTCCTGGAGCAGTCGCTGATCTGGACCGCTCAGGTCCTCAAGGGCGACGTCTTGGTCGAGCGTCCGGCGATCGACCGCGGTGAAGCCTGGGACCAGGCCGTCGCCAAGGGCCGTTTCATCGCGGACAGCAAGGTGCACGGGGCGGCCCCGGCCGCGTACCGCGCGCTGGACATCATCGCCGCGGCGAAGAACGGTGACCTGCAGCAGGGTTACGACGCCGAGGACGTGGCCCTCGCCGACCTGATCATGGGTGGCGAACTGCGCGCCGGTATCTACGCGTTCAACCTGGTGCAGAAGCGCGGCAAGCGCCCGGCGGGCGCCCCTGACAAGTCGCTGGCCCGTCCGGTCACCAAGGTGGGCGTCGTGGGCGCGGGCCTGATGGCCTCGCAGCTCGCCCTGCTCTTCCTGCGCCGCCTCGAAGTACCGGTCGTG from Streptomyces sp. NBC_00878 harbors:
- a CDS encoding acetyl-CoA C-acyltransferase — encoded protein: MPRTVRDVVFVDGVRTPFGKAGPKGIYHETRADDLVVKAIRELLRRNPGLDPKKIDEVAIAATTQIGDQGLTLGRTAGILAGLPQSVPGYSIDRMCAGALTAVTTTAGSIAFGAYDAVIAGGVEHMGRHPMGEGVDPNPRFVSDKLVDESALFMGMTAENLHDRYPHITKQRADEYAVRSQEKAAKAYANGKIQQDLVPISVRNTNAEVGETGWGLVTADEPMRPGTTLENLAGLKTPFRVHGRVTAGNAAGLNDGATASIIASEDFARENDLPVRMRLVSYSFAGVEPEVMGYGPIPATEKALAKAGLSIEDINLFEINEAFAVQVLAFLDHYGIADDDARVNQYGGAIAYGHPLASSGVRLMTQLARQFEEQPEVRYGLTTMCVGFGMGATVIWENPHHKDAGGDK
- a CDS encoding 3-hydroxyacyl-CoA dehydrogenase NAD-binding domain-containing protein, with product MSTTELLKGAAELFPDEVVTSAHVRHLDLPFGAGRFALVTLDNGFDHTKPTTFGPASLANLNTAIDQVEKEASADEIVGVGVTGKPFIFAVGADLKGVELLKDHTDALAIGKGGHEVFKRLAALAVPTFAYYNGAAMGGGVEVGLHCTYRTVSKALPAFSLPEVFLGLVPGWGGCTLLPNLIGAERAVSVIIENSLNQNKQLKGQQVFDLGIADALFEGADFLEQSLIWTAQVLKGDVLVERPAIDRGEAWDQAVAKGRFIADSKVHGAAPAAYRALDIIAAAKNGDLQQGYDAEDVALADLIMGGELRAGIYAFNLVQKRGKRPAGAPDKSLARPVTKVGVVGAGLMASQLALLFLRRLEVPVVLTDIDQERVDKGVGYVHAEIDKLLLKSRINQDKANRLKALVTGVLDKAEGFSDADFVIEAVFEEIGVKQQVFAEVEAVAPAHAILATNTSSLSVSEMASKLKNPERVVGFHFFNPVAILPLLEIVRGEATDDASLATAFAVAKKLKKTAVLVKDAPAFVVNRILTRFMGEIQNVIDEGTSVEVAEKAVEPLGLPMSPLVLLELVGPAIGLHVSETLNRAFPDRFTVSPNLAAVVKAGKRGFYVYSAENPAKPELDPEVAALLKQGDVVLTEEQVRARVLDAVAQEIGLMLDEGVVAEAQDIDLCLITGAGWPFHLGGITPYLDREGVSARVNDKPFLEPGVASVPA